A window of Desertibacillus haloalkaliphilus contains these coding sequences:
- a CDS encoding L-lactate dehydrogenase, with the protein MSGKTTRVVIIGAGFVGSSYAYALLNQGVVDEMVLLDLNQAKAKGDAMDLNHGMPYGSPMKIWAGTYEDCKQADLVVITAGANQAPGETRLDLIEKNTKIFQLIVNDVMSSGFDGIFVVATNPVDILSYVTWKFSGLPTERVIGSGTILDTVRFRFLLGDYFNVDPRNVHAYIMGEHGDTELPVWSHADIGGRPILSYLNSHSDMYTKESLDDIFINVRDAAYHIIERKGATYYGIALGLVRLTKAILRNENSVLTISALLRGEYGLEDIYIGVPAIVNGHGVREVMELQLDQDEMEQFHTSANVLKEAMLPIVTSYF; encoded by the coding sequence ATGTCTGGTAAAACGACACGTGTTGTTATTATCGGTGCTGGTTTTGTCGGTTCCAGCTATGCGTACGCTCTTTTAAATCAGGGTGTCGTAGATGAAATGGTGTTGCTTGACCTTAATCAAGCAAAGGCAAAAGGAGATGCCATGGACTTAAACCATGGCATGCCATATGGATCGCCAATGAAAATTTGGGCTGGGACGTATGAAGATTGCAAACAAGCGGATCTGGTTGTTATTACTGCGGGGGCGAATCAAGCACCGGGGGAGACAAGGCTTGATTTAATTGAAAAGAACACAAAGATTTTTCAATTAATTGTCAATGATGTGATGAGCTCGGGCTTTGATGGTATCTTTGTCGTAGCAACTAATCCTGTCGATATCTTATCTTATGTAACATGGAAGTTTTCCGGATTACCGACAGAGCGAGTCATAGGCTCAGGAACTATTTTGGATACTGTAAGGTTCAGGTTCTTACTAGGAGATTACTTTAATGTAGACCCTAGAAATGTTCATGCATACATTATGGGTGAGCATGGAGATACAGAGCTTCCGGTATGGAGTCATGCCGATATTGGTGGACGACCGATATTAAGTTACCTTAATAGTCATAGCGATATGTATACAAAAGAAAGTTTAGATGACATTTTCATCAATGTACGTGATGCCGCTTATCATATCATCGAGCGTAAGGGAGCAACGTATTACGGAATTGCACTAGGACTCGTTCGTCTAACAAAGGCAATTTTACGAAATGAAAATTCAGTTCTTACTATTTCAGCATTGTTACGTGGTGAATATGGATTAGAAGATATCTATATTGGAGTACCTGCAATTGTGAACGGTCATGGGGTACGTGAAGTGATGGAGTTACAATTGGATCAGGACGAAATGGAACAGTTTCATACCTCAGCGAATGTTTTAAAAGAAGCGATGTTGCCAATCGTTACATCGTATTTTTGA
- the rpmG gene encoding 50S ribosomal protein L33, translated as MRVNITLACTETGDRNYITTKNKRTNPERLELKKYSPRLKKYTLHRETK; from the coding sequence ATGCGCGTAAATATTACTTTAGCTTGCACTGAAACTGGTGATCGTAACTATATCACTACTAAAAATAAACGTACTAACCCAGAGCGTCTTGAGCTAAAAAAATACAGCCCAAGATTAAAAAAATACACGCTCCATCGTGAAACAAAGTAA
- a CDS encoding 5-formyltetrahydrofolate cyclo-ligase has translation MDKSTLRSEMKQKLKQLPKDSYDRNSLRICQRLIEQPQWQEAKTIGMTISMTEKREVDTTPVIEKAWQQGKQVVIPKTFPSNHRLEFYKLSSFDQLEETNFGLKEPKTEQTDLVQPRAIDFLIVPGVVFDYDKYRIGFGGGYYDRFLTRYDGPTCSLAFECQLVSKVPREPFDLPVATIITNERVYE, from the coding sequence ATGGATAAAAGCACATTAAGATCTGAAATGAAACAGAAACTGAAGCAACTACCAAAAGATTCATATGATCGTAACTCGTTACGTATTTGTCAGCGATTGATCGAACAGCCTCAATGGCAAGAAGCAAAAACGATTGGAATGACAATTTCGATGACTGAAAAAAGAGAAGTTGATACGACACCAGTGATTGAAAAGGCTTGGCAACAAGGAAAGCAGGTTGTCATTCCCAAAACGTTTCCTTCTAATCATCGCTTAGAATTTTACAAACTGAGCTCGTTTGATCAATTAGAAGAAACGAATTTTGGCTTGAAAGAACCGAAGACTGAACAGACAGATTTAGTTCAACCGAGAGCGATAGATTTCTTAATTGTTCCAGGCGTAGTCTTTGACTATGACAAGTATCGCATTGGTTTTGGTGGTGGCTACTATGATCGCTTTTTAACGAGGTATGATGGTCCTACTTGTTCGTTGGCGTTTGAGTGCCAGCTTGTCTCGAAAGTTCCGCGTGAACCTTTTGATCTACCAGTGGCTACGATTATTACAAATGAGCGGGTTTATGAATAA
- a CDS encoding sodium:proton antiporter, with product MMNRVISFLSLFASIYVLYRYRYRLINMVLGQRFLRRALVALTLQIPYVRNRLMNRMVSLP from the coding sequence ATGATGAATCGTGTGATTTCTTTTTTATCACTATTTGCTTCGATTTATGTGCTCTACCGTTATCGCTATCGATTAATAAATATGGTTTTAGGACAACGTTTCTTACGAAGGGCACTAGTAGCACTAACGTTGCAAATACCATATGTCCGAAATCGTTTAATGAATCGGATGGTTTCTTTGCCTTGA
- a CDS encoding ThiF family adenylyltransferase: MENRKFERYSRQMLFAPIGSEGQKKLASKKVLIVGMGALGTVLANHFVRAGVGHVRFADRDYVEQSNLQRQMLFDESDVSESLPKAVAAENKLRKINSDVIVEGVVTDVTTATIDELMSGVDLVVDGTDNFQTRFLMNDACFKAGIPFVYGGAVSSRGMSGMFIPGKTPCLRCFINHGDTSGQTCDTIGVIAPVVDIVASFQAIEALKYLVGDQRAERKSLLTFDVWNYHMFEMKYKKSKESCPTCSLGEYPALEEDDSDTMTSLCGRETVQIQMGQPLELDEWAEKLKGVATVQKTPFLLRAELPEGERLVLFPDGRTLVQGTEDVTRAKTLYARYIGL, encoded by the coding sequence ATGGAAAATAGAAAGTTTGAACGCTATTCAAGACAGATGTTATTTGCCCCGATCGGTTCAGAGGGGCAAAAAAAATTGGCATCAAAAAAAGTATTGATTGTTGGTATGGGGGCTTTAGGTACAGTATTAGCTAATCATTTCGTTCGTGCTGGTGTAGGGCATGTTCGTTTTGCTGATCGTGATTATGTTGAACAGAGTAATTTACAACGACAAATGCTATTTGATGAAAGTGATGTAAGCGAGTCGCTCCCGAAAGCTGTCGCTGCAGAAAATAAATTAAGGAAAATCAACTCCGATGTGATAGTAGAAGGTGTTGTAACTGATGTGACGACAGCTACCATTGATGAGTTGATGTCAGGGGTTGATCTCGTCGTCGATGGTACTGATAACTTTCAAACGCGCTTTTTAATGAATGATGCGTGTTTTAAAGCTGGGATTCCGTTTGTTTATGGTGGTGCTGTTAGTTCACGAGGGATGTCAGGTATGTTTATTCCAGGTAAAACGCCGTGCTTGCGTTGTTTTATAAATCATGGGGATACTAGTGGACAAACGTGTGATACGATCGGAGTCATCGCTCCGGTCGTTGATATTGTCGCTTCGTTTCAAGCGATTGAAGCGCTAAAATATTTAGTTGGCGACCAAAGAGCAGAGAGAAAAAGCTTACTCACGTTTGATGTATGGAATTATCATATGTTTGAAATGAAATATAAAAAATCAAAAGAAAGTTGCCCAACGTGTAGTTTAGGAGAATATCCTGCGCTAGAGGAAGATGATTCGGACACGATGACTTCATTGTGCGGAAGAGAAACGGTTCAAATACAAATGGGACAACCACTAGAATTGGATGAGTGGGCTGAAAAGTTAAAGGGAGTGGCAACTGTACAAAAAACACCATTCTTACTTCGTGCCGAATTACCGGAAGGAGAGCGCCTTGTTTTGTTTCCTGATGGTCGAACCTTAGTACAAGGTACAGAAGATGTAACGAGAGCAAAGACATTATATGCTAGGTATATTGGCTTATAG
- a CDS encoding 1,4-alpha-glucan branching protein domain-containing protein — MVKKGYYSIVLHAHLPYIRHQEADRLEERWLFEAITETYIPLIWVLEEASQTSIITLSLSPPLLEMLTDPVMKRRYRNYINQTKVLLEKEFNSVTDERTREIVTFYKQRYERIEKTYLEWDGNIVNAFRYFHDHEQLVCVTSSATHTFLPYLQTKEGLRTQIVHGIQCFEKHFGQRPLGFWLPECAFTPGVDRVLFEEGIRYTFVDEHALKAADPTPKNGSEAPVFSPHGVVLFPRNEKLSQMVWSSVSGYPGDYDYREFYRDIAYQRDWEYIKPFVHHEGIRIDTGLKYNRITGDQEDKDLYVREWAEKKVQSHGEHFIASIHDELQNVQTADHPPALLLTPFDAELFGHWWFEGPEWIWHLVTEGASRLPFITPQEYVEKYSHDLETAHVSFSTWGRRGYGEVWLNEKNSWMHRHLHQLEIDLIETTSQFINPSQLEEKAIAQMIREWMLASSSDWAFIIDNESASDYAIERFKTHLGRYQQVKERLFNQTISWQWLTEFESRFPFLSSIDIDMMRSAHDTYIQKKRKSLVEHSVPNSLNILMLSWEFPPMMVGGLARHVFDLSRALCDEGHQVHVITAAVDGYPEYEINQGVHVHRVKSLQPHADQFFHWVGSLNLALADYGSELAKMISFDVIHAHDWLVSVAAKGLKHQLELPLVATIHATEHGRNNGIHDDLQYEINQKEWELTYEADEVIVCSPYMKDEVVHVFSLPKEKVSIFPNGVDPQLIHSEVDEHKKRRHDHDMIVFSVGRIVKEKGFQTIIDAAPIVREKHPHVKFLIAGKGPMLDEYRALVEERGLEELVQFLGFISDEERNQLLTTCDIALFPSLYEPFGIVALEGMVAGKPTIVSDTGGLAGIIRHKENGLKMLPGDPSSLALQVDHMITDQEGAMNLAKQGKIDAETVFSWRSIAEDTSRLFEKLSLK, encoded by the coding sequence ATGGTGAAAAAAGGATATTATTCAATTGTTTTGCATGCACACCTACCTTATATCCGGCACCAAGAAGCAGATCGTTTAGAAGAAAGGTGGCTGTTTGAAGCAATAACTGAAACGTATATTCCGTTGATCTGGGTTCTTGAAGAGGCGAGCCAAACCAGTATAATCACACTATCACTTTCCCCTCCGCTTCTTGAGATGCTCACGGACCCAGTCATGAAGAGAAGGTATAGAAACTACATTAATCAAACCAAAGTGTTGCTTGAAAAAGAGTTTAATTCCGTCACCGATGAACGAACAAGAGAGATTGTTACCTTTTACAAACAGCGCTATGAACGTATTGAAAAAACCTACCTTGAATGGGACGGAAATATTGTAAATGCTTTTCGATATTTTCACGATCACGAACAGCTTGTCTGCGTGACGAGCTCTGCTACACACACATTTCTTCCCTATTTACAAACAAAAGAAGGCTTACGAACCCAAATTGTTCATGGCATTCAATGCTTTGAAAAACATTTTGGTCAACGCCCACTCGGATTTTGGCTTCCTGAATGTGCATTCACCCCAGGAGTCGATCGCGTTCTTTTTGAAGAGGGCATCCGCTATACATTTGTCGACGAACATGCGTTAAAGGCTGCGGACCCAACCCCCAAAAATGGAAGTGAGGCACCTGTTTTTTCGCCACATGGAGTTGTATTATTTCCTCGAAATGAAAAACTTTCACAGATGGTATGGAGCTCGGTGAGTGGGTACCCAGGTGATTATGATTATCGCGAGTTCTATCGTGATATTGCCTATCAGCGCGACTGGGAATACATTAAACCTTTCGTTCATCACGAAGGCATCCGAATTGACACAGGCTTGAAATATAACCGGATCACAGGGGATCAAGAGGATAAGGATCTTTATGTTCGTGAATGGGCGGAAAAGAAAGTTCAAAGTCATGGTGAGCATTTTATTGCATCCATTCATGATGAACTTCAAAACGTTCAAACCGCTGACCATCCACCAGCTTTACTCTTAACCCCATTTGACGCTGAGTTGTTCGGTCACTGGTGGTTTGAAGGTCCTGAATGGATTTGGCACTTGGTAACAGAGGGAGCGAGTCGCTTACCTTTTATCACGCCACAAGAGTATGTCGAAAAGTATAGTCACGATCTTGAAACAGCTCATGTATCATTTTCAACTTGGGGGAGACGTGGGTATGGTGAGGTGTGGTTAAATGAAAAAAATAGTTGGATGCATCGACATTTACATCAACTTGAAATCGACCTGATTGAAACAACGAGTCAATTTATAAATCCAAGTCAATTAGAAGAAAAGGCGATTGCTCAAATGATCCGAGAATGGATGCTCGCATCAAGCAGTGATTGGGCGTTTATTATTGATAATGAAAGTGCGTCTGACTATGCGATTGAACGTTTTAAAACACACCTAGGGCGCTATCAGCAAGTAAAGGAGAGGTTGTTTAACCAGACAATCTCTTGGCAGTGGTTAACAGAATTTGAATCTAGATTTCCATTCTTGTCCTCGATTGACATTGATATGATGCGTTCTGCTCATGACACGTATATTCAAAAGAAACGCAAAAGTCTTGTTGAACATTCTGTTCCGAATAGTTTGAACATTCTTATGCTCTCTTGGGAGTTTCCACCGATGATGGTTGGTGGGTTAGCTCGTCATGTGTTTGATTTATCACGCGCTCTTTGTGATGAGGGACATCAAGTTCACGTCATTACTGCTGCAGTTGATGGCTATCCCGAATATGAAATCAATCAAGGTGTGCATGTTCACCGAGTGAAAAGTTTACAACCGCATGCAGACCAGTTTTTCCATTGGGTGGGGAGTTTAAATCTAGCGTTAGCGGACTATGGAAGTGAGCTTGCAAAAATGATATCTTTCGATGTCATTCATGCGCATGATTGGCTTGTTAGTGTGGCTGCTAAAGGGCTCAAACATCAGTTAGAACTTCCGCTGGTCGCAACGATTCATGCGACTGAACATGGAAGAAACAATGGGATTCATGATGATCTTCAATATGAAATTAATCAAAAAGAATGGGAGCTAACCTATGAGGCTGATGAAGTCATTGTTTGTAGTCCGTATATGAAGGATGAAGTGGTGCATGTGTTTTCATTACCGAAAGAGAAAGTGTCAATTTTTCCAAATGGTGTAGACCCGCAGTTAATTCACAGTGAAGTTGATGAGCACAAAAAGCGAAGACATGATCATGATATGATCGTCTTTTCGGTCGGTCGAATCGTTAAAGAAAAAGGCTTTCAGACGATTATCGATGCTGCGCCAATCGTACGTGAAAAGCATCCACACGTTAAGTTTTTAATCGCCGGAAAGGGCCCGATGTTAGATGAATATCGAGCACTTGTAGAAGAACGAGGATTAGAAGAATTGGTTCAATTTTTAGGGTTTATAAGTGATGAAGAGCGCAACCAATTATTAACGACATGTGACATCGCTTTATTTCCAAGCCTTTATGAACCGTTTGGTATTGTTGCACTAGAAGGAATGGTTGCAGGCAAACCAACGATTGTTTCTGATACAGGGGGATTAGCTGGCATCATTCGTCATAAAGAAAATGGTCTGAAAATGCTTCCAGGAGATCCGTCGAGTCTTGCTTTGCAAGTTGATCATATGATTACGGATCAGGAAGGAGCGATGAACCTGGCAAAACAGGGAAAGATCGATGCAGAAACTGTTTTTAGTTGGAGAAGTATTGCAGAAGATACGAGTCGGTTGTTTGAAAAACTTTCACTTAAATAG
- a CDS encoding DUF92 domain-containing protein, whose protein sequence is MAFLMVMGVIIASYLAYKKGALTVSGTIGAIVVGTIIAIGTGIKGLALLATFFITSTFLSFYKKDRKANSVVEKDDQRDGMQVFANGGLAACASLFYLLDPSFVWIGAFIGAFAAATSDTWASEVGSLSQKQPIHIGKWQAVPRGTSGAVSSLGMFAAVCGASLIAMVGMFLWWEEGSWGLWMSLAIAGFLGNIADTVVGASAQVTYFCKLCQSETEQTSHCGCKTVKVAGVSSVNNDTVNVVCTLSGAILGGLAVVLF, encoded by the coding sequence ATGGCTTTTTTGATGGTGATGGGTGTTATCATCGCGAGTTACCTTGCTTATAAAAAGGGAGCACTTACTGTCTCTGGTACCATTGGTGCGATTGTTGTAGGAACAATCATTGCAATAGGTACAGGAATCAAAGGCCTCGCACTATTAGCGACCTTTTTTATCACATCCACATTTTTGAGCTTTTACAAAAAAGATCGAAAAGCAAACAGTGTGGTTGAAAAAGACGATCAACGTGATGGTATGCAAGTGTTCGCTAATGGAGGACTCGCCGCTTGCGCTTCGCTATTTTATCTATTAGATCCTTCTTTCGTTTGGATTGGTGCTTTTATCGGTGCGTTTGCTGCGGCAACTTCAGATACCTGGGCATCAGAAGTCGGAAGCTTAAGCCAGAAACAGCCGATTCATATCGGTAAGTGGCAGGCGGTTCCTCGTGGAACGTCAGGTGCAGTTTCGTCCTTAGGGATGTTCGCAGCTGTTTGTGGGGCTAGTCTCATTGCTATGGTTGGAATGTTCCTATGGTGGGAAGAGGGATCATGGGGGCTTTGGATGAGCTTGGCAATTGCCGGCTTTTTAGGGAATATCGCAGATACAGTGGTTGGTGCGAGTGCCCAAGTTACTTATTTTTGTAAGCTGTGTCAGAGCGAAACGGAGCAAACGAGTCATTGCGGTTGTAAAACGGTAAAGGTAGCTGGGGTTTCCTCAGTAAATAATGATACTGTCAATGTCGTGTGTACGTTGTCAGGAGCTATTTTGGGCGGGCTGGCAGTCGTTTTATTTTGA
- the nhaC gene encoding Na+/H+ antiporter NhaC, producing the protein MAKTPSLFVSFFTLVGMLAVIFYSIFVLGVEPHIPLAVCLVAMVVIGLLYGCSWAKIEEGFIDGIKLGIKPIIILCLVGMVIAVWMMSGTVPTLLTIGLSVISPQWFALSAMFICIIVSSFSGSSFTTIGTVGVALIGVGMALGVPLGIAAGAIICGACFGDKMSPLSDTTNFAPGILNVELFSHIRHMMWTTFPSLIITATIFFFIGKNSTDSVPLANIDEAIQTLAVNFNISWLTLLSPLLVVVMAFKRWPVIPVLVVGIATGLLTALLVQGNITTAAWMAVLQHGFTLESGNEIVDGIVNRGGLQSMMWSVSLIIIALAFGGILQSIGLLQAFIDGLTRYLHHQGHLIASTAGASIGVNVLTGEQYLSILLPGQTFKPFYEKANLQLKNLSRTIEDAGTLVNPLIPWGVSGAFFASTLGVPVAEYLPYAFFLLLSPVFTVLLGYLNIGVAKKA; encoded by the coding sequence ATGGCAAAAACGCCGAGTTTATTTGTTTCGTTTTTTACTTTGGTTGGAATGTTAGCAGTTATTTTTTATAGTATTTTTGTGCTTGGAGTTGAACCGCATATCCCGTTAGCGGTTTGTCTAGTTGCTATGGTTGTCATTGGCCTATTGTATGGCTGTAGCTGGGCTAAGATAGAAGAAGGTTTCATTGATGGGATAAAACTTGGGATTAAACCAATTATTATTTTATGCCTAGTTGGTATGGTTATTGCTGTTTGGATGATGAGTGGTACAGTACCGACATTACTAACGATTGGTTTGTCGGTTATTTCACCACAATGGTTCGCGTTAAGTGCGATGTTTATTTGTATCATCGTTTCGAGTTTTTCAGGTAGTTCTTTCACAACGATCGGTACTGTTGGTGTCGCACTCATCGGAGTAGGAATGGCTTTAGGTGTGCCATTGGGGATAGCAGCAGGTGCGATCATTTGTGGGGCATGCTTTGGTGATAAGATGTCGCCCTTGTCAGACACGACGAACTTTGCACCTGGGATCTTAAATGTTGAACTGTTTTCTCATATTCGTCATATGATGTGGACGACGTTTCCGAGCCTGATTATTACAGCAACAATCTTTTTCTTTATTGGTAAAAATAGTACAGATTCTGTACCGTTAGCAAATATTGATGAGGCGATTCAAACCTTAGCAGTGAACTTTAATATCAGTTGGTTAACATTGCTTTCGCCATTACTTGTAGTGGTCATGGCTTTCAAACGTTGGCCGGTGATCCCTGTATTAGTGGTGGGGATTGCTACTGGACTTTTAACAGCACTACTTGTTCAAGGAAATATCACGACGGCTGCCTGGATGGCTGTATTACAGCATGGTTTTACCCTTGAGAGCGGAAATGAAATTGTCGATGGCATTGTTAACCGTGGTGGTTTACAGTCGATGATGTGGTCTGTATCTTTAATTATCATTGCACTCGCATTTGGTGGGATATTACAATCAATTGGATTACTTCAAGCGTTTATTGATGGATTGACAAGATATTTACATCATCAAGGACATTTAATTGCTTCTACAGCCGGAGCATCTATTGGAGTAAATGTGCTTACGGGAGAACAATACTTATCGATTTTATTACCCGGGCAAACGTTTAAACCGTTTTATGAGAAAGCAAACTTACAATTGAAGAATTTATCACGGACAATTGAGGATGCAGGTACGTTAGTAAACCCCCTTATTCCATGGGGCGTTAGTGGTGCCTTTTTTGCAAGTACCTTAGGTGTACCTGTAGCTGAATACTTACCATATGCATTCTTTTTACTGCTATCACCAGTGTTTACCGTTTTACTTGGATATCTTAACATTGGCGTAGCTAAAAAAGCGTAA
- a CDS encoding sugar phosphate nucleotidyltransferase has protein sequence MKAVIMAGGKGSRLRPLTCNVPKPMVPLIHKPVMEYSIELLKKHGITDIAVTLQYLPEQIREYFGDGSRFGVNLHYFEETTPLGTAGSIKNAESFLDERFIVISGDALTDFDLSAGIDYHEKKDALVSIFMKQVDSPLEFGVIMTNENGEIIRFLEKPSWSEVFSDTVNTGIYVLEPEIFSYLEEGVQTDFSKDLFPLLMKENKRLFGYQADGYWSDIGNLQQYRQTQYDMLNRKVTVSLPGTEIEPGVWVGEHAIIEKGAKVEAPVSIGPGSFIRKGAQIGEHSIVGRNNVISSGASLKRSVLWSDIYVGDRTELRGTTICNGTRLEEDTSLYEHSVIGDHCTIDKKVTVKPEVKVWPNKEVEESSIVHTSIVWGRKASKTLFSGRGISGLANVEITPDFMARLASACGSVLGQGCKVCVSSDSSEFTQLMKQSFMHGLHSAGISTVDIGPSVTPLLRFVLEHEEMKAGVYFRFANRQNEKQVQIEFFDQKGLHIHPDIQRKIENAYWQEDYRRAAFDYIGKSEVDVTAEDKYIRELLNKIRKHTVQQAGFRIVIDYNLQPYMNVIPRLLKALNCEVFTVPYRMNTSEMTQFVRAVDADLGVLLGESGEFLKLIDEHGQLVDDHIMLALYVLLQFYDGKHDHMAIPVHASDELDELAERLHGKVIRSKADPRSMMETEGTTLSLLFDCQYALIHMLEMMALQKSTVAEIIAQLPTIQVLRESVSCPKQAKGQVMRKLIQDSRDENVELLDGIKVNHPEGGWTLILPDHEEPVFTVYSQGNDLAVARQVSMNYVNKIRKYQQVT, from the coding sequence ATGAAAGCTGTTATTATGGCTGGTGGTAAAGGTAGTCGCTTACGTCCGTTAACATGCAATGTGCCAAAACCAATGGTACCGCTTATTCATAAACCTGTGATGGAGTATAGTATTGAGTTATTAAAAAAGCATGGGATCACCGATATTGCGGTCACGCTACAGTACTTGCCTGAACAGATTAGGGAATATTTTGGTGACGGCAGTCGATTTGGAGTAAACCTTCATTATTTTGAGGAAACTACACCTCTTGGGACAGCTGGAAGTATAAAAAATGCGGAATCGTTTCTTGATGAACGTTTTATTGTTATTAGCGGTGATGCGCTGACAGACTTTGATTTATCAGCAGGGATTGACTACCATGAAAAGAAGGACGCCCTTGTCTCGATCTTTATGAAACAAGTTGATTCTCCTCTTGAGTTTGGGGTAATTATGACAAATGAAAATGGAGAGATTATCCGCTTTTTAGAAAAGCCTAGCTGGAGTGAAGTTTTCAGTGATACGGTTAATACAGGGATTTATGTACTTGAACCTGAAATCTTTTCTTATTTAGAGGAAGGCGTACAAACGGATTTTAGCAAGGACTTATTCCCATTATTAATGAAAGAAAATAAGCGTTTATTTGGCTATCAGGCAGATGGTTATTGGTCAGATATCGGAAATTTACAGCAATATCGGCAGACTCAATATGACATGTTGAATCGAAAGGTAACGGTTTCGTTACCAGGTACTGAAATTGAGCCAGGTGTATGGGTTGGTGAGCATGCGATTATTGAAAAAGGAGCAAAGGTTGAAGCACCTGTTTCTATTGGGCCTGGGTCTTTTATTCGTAAGGGTGCCCAAATTGGGGAGCACTCCATTGTCGGACGTAATAATGTCATATCAAGTGGGGCTTCTTTAAAGCGAAGTGTGTTATGGAGTGATATTTATGTCGGTGATCGTACGGAATTAAGAGGGACGACGATCTGTAATGGAACACGATTAGAAGAGGATACATCACTTTATGAACACTCAGTGATAGGTGATCACTGTACCATTGATAAAAAAGTAACCGTTAAGCCGGAAGTGAAAGTTTGGCCAAACAAAGAGGTTGAAGAGTCTTCTATTGTGCACACGTCAATCGTTTGGGGACGAAAAGCTTCGAAAACACTATTTAGTGGTCGTGGCATCTCAGGGTTAGCTAATGTTGAAATCACTCCTGATTTTATGGCTAGGTTAGCATCTGCTTGTGGATCAGTACTTGGGCAAGGGTGCAAGGTTTGTGTTAGTTCAGATAGCTCAGAATTTACACAATTAATGAAACAATCATTTATGCATGGGCTGCATTCTGCCGGAATTAGCACGGTAGATATCGGACCGTCTGTGACACCTTTACTTCGGTTTGTACTCGAACATGAGGAAATGAAGGCTGGGGTCTACTTTCGATTTGCAAACCGACAAAATGAAAAACAAGTTCAAATTGAATTTTTCGACCAAAAAGGACTTCATATTCATCCGGATATTCAACGAAAGATTGAGAATGCGTATTGGCAAGAAGATTACCGCCGGGCAGCCTTTGATTATATTGGGAAATCTGAAGTGGATGTAACGGCAGAAGATAAATATATTCGTGAACTTTTAAACAAGATTAGAAAACATACAGTTCAACAAGCGGGGTTTCGGATTGTTATTGATTACAACCTTCAGCCATATATGAATGTTATACCAAGGCTTCTCAAGGCGTTAAACTGTGAGGTATTCACAGTCCCTTACCGTATGAACACAAGTGAAATGACTCAATTTGTTAGAGCTGTAGATGCTGACCTCGGTGTTTTACTAGGGGAGAGTGGTGAATTTTTAAAGCTTATTGATGAGCATGGGCAGCTTGTCGATGATCATATCATGTTAGCCCTGTATGTGTTGCTACAATTTTATGATGGGAAACATGATCATATGGCGATTCCTGTCCATGCCTCAGATGAGTTAGATGAACTGGCTGAACGATTACATGGTAAAGTGATTCGTTCAAAGGCAGATCCCCGCTCGATGATGGAAACCGAAGGCACGACATTGAGCTTATTGTTTGATTGTCAGTACGCGCTTATTCATATGCTCGAAATGATGGCACTTCAAAAATCAACCGTAGCTGAAATCATCGCTCAGTTACCTACGATTCAAGTTCTACGTGAATCTGTATCATGTCCGAAACAAGCAAAAGGTCAAGTGATGAGAAAGTTAATACAAGATAGTCGCGATGAAAATGTTGAATTATTGGATGGTATCAAAGTAAATCATCCTGAAGGTGGTTGGACACTTATATTGCCTGATCATGAAGAACCGGTATTTACTGTGTATTCACAAGGTAATGATCTTGCTGTTGCAAGGCAGGTATCGATGAACTATGTAAATAAGATAAGAAAATATCAGCAAGTCACTTAA
- a CDS encoding DUF4912 domain-containing protein, protein MIREKIITDKKQEYTWEVPSRYYRNRFVLEAQAPNVLYGYWEVSDGKQQMVEHHFRTKWPQLEKVLRVYDITAITFNGHNAHRSYDIVIPEMTDNWFFHNLDSNCTYCVDFGTKTYEGSFFTILRSNPIDTPRVDQQQCGIHSSAVSKWRQGVQSEPDWLEHFSTYSYYQKLK, encoded by the coding sequence TTGATTCGAGAAAAAATAATCACCGACAAGAAGCAGGAGTATACGTGGGAAGTTCCAAGTCGTTATTATCGTAATCGGTTTGTGTTAGAGGCACAGGCACCGAATGTTCTATATGGCTATTGGGAAGTATCAGATGGCAAACAACAAATGGTTGAACATCATTTTCGTACGAAGTGGCCACAGCTTGAAAAGGTATTACGTGTCTATGATATTACTGCTATTACGTTTAATGGACATAACGCTCACCGCAGCTATGATATTGTCATTCCGGAGATGACTGATAATTGGTTCTTTCACAATCTTGATTCTAATTGTACCTATTGTGTGGATTTTGGAACAAAGACGTATGAAGGGTCTTTTTTTACAATTCTTCGTTCTAATCCGATTGATACACCAAGAGTTGATCAACAACAGTGTGGCATCCATTCGTCAGCTGTATCTAAGTGGAGACAAGGTGTCCAATCAGAACCTGATTGGCTTGAACATTTTAGTACATATTCCTATTATCAAAAATTAAAGTAA